One part of the Bradyrhizobium sp. CB1650 genome encodes these proteins:
- a CDS encoding ABC transporter permease — protein MASSETVPAAGQRARGLAPFLRSQMRNIAPFLTLIFLSAFFAFASPSFATLDNLGNILTQVSVTGIIAVGLTFVILCAEIDLSIASIANVTGIAVAYFTLQESYVNIANVPLPGLAAILLSILLCALLGLVNALGLTVIGIPSFIMTLAMMQIAAGISALLVRGQIAYKVPDLIATLGSGSIGGIPWIVIVAAVMLLGGHLVLTYTRFGRYVYMVGGNREAAEYSGLNVKLILGAVMVISAVCSGIGGMLGVAHFGSAQQNEFDTYLLDSIAAVVVGGTSLFGGRGGIGNTIVGLFVLGVLNNGLDHVNIDSFLKILIRGLILLAALIINVYAQRLREKAAE, from the coding sequence ATGGCGAGTAGTGAAACGGTTCCGGCTGCCGGTCAGCGAGCGCGGGGCCTTGCGCCCTTCCTGCGCTCGCAGATGCGCAACATCGCGCCGTTCCTGACGCTGATTTTCCTGTCCGCCTTCTTCGCCTTTGCCAGCCCCTCCTTCGCCACGCTGGACAATCTCGGCAACATCCTGACGCAGGTGTCGGTGACGGGCATCATCGCGGTCGGTCTCACCTTCGTGATCCTGTGCGCCGAGATCGACCTGTCGATCGCCAGCATCGCCAACGTCACCGGCATTGCCGTCGCCTACTTCACGCTGCAGGAGTCGTACGTCAACATCGCCAACGTGCCCCTCCCCGGCCTTGCTGCGATCCTGCTGTCCATCCTGCTTTGCGCGCTGCTGGGGCTCGTCAATGCGCTGGGGCTGACCGTGATCGGCATCCCCTCCTTCATCATGACGCTGGCGATGATGCAGATCGCGGCCGGCATCTCCGCGCTGCTGGTGCGCGGCCAGATCGCCTACAAGGTGCCCGACCTGATCGCCACCCTGGGCTCCGGCTCGATCGGCGGCATTCCCTGGATCGTCATCGTCGCCGCGGTGATGCTGCTCGGCGGCCATCTGGTGCTGACCTACACGCGCTTTGGCCGCTACGTCTACATGGTCGGGGGAAATCGCGAGGCGGCTGAATATTCCGGCCTCAACGTCAAGCTCATCCTTGGCGCGGTGATGGTGATCTCGGCGGTCTGCTCCGGCATCGGCGGCATGCTTGGAGTCGCCCATTTCGGCAGCGCGCAGCAAAACGAGTTCGATACCTATCTGCTCGATTCCATCGCCGCCGTCGTGGTCGGCGGCACCAGCCTGTTCGGCGGCCGCGGCGGCATCGGCAACACTATCGTCGGCCTGTTCGTGCTCGGCGTCCTCAACAACGGCCTCGACCACGTCAACATCGACAGCTTCCTGAAGATCCTGATCCGCGGCCTGATCCTGCTGGCAGCGCTGATCATCAACGTCTACGCCCAGCGGCTGCGGGAGAAGGCGGCGGAGTAG
- a CDS encoding sugar ABC transporter ATP-binding protein produces the protein MSEGRSPILELQGITKSFGGVEALRGVDFALCPGEIHGLVGENGAGKSTLMKIIAGVHTEFSGRFLIDGHETHFRSARDAHAAGIAMVHQELSVAPDLTVAENVFLGNQPTNRFGLVQWRRMAREAGEQLARFGIDVDPMSRLGDLPIGLQQLIEIARVLFSGARIVILDEPTSALSPPEVERLFSTLRRLREQGTSIVFISHFIEDILRVSDTVTVFRNGRKVAETAASATSKGALIEAMIGRGGEALEHSYTDDLMLPRRSDSSVVLKVDQLSLARSLQDVTFEARAGEVLGIYGFMGCGQQELSRILFGKLKPDSGRLAVDGRPKAFASTAAARRAGVALVPESRRAMLFHQEPVYKNISISILDRISALLLKPAQERDIAKRQVEQLQIRPPVVGLDLGMLSGGNQQKVALAKWLTYPPKLLVLCEPTRGMDVGAKNDVINIVRDLRAEGLAIIVLSTEPETVLSLADRILVLKRGAVVREFANEPVSKDRLLEAA, from the coding sequence ATGTCCGAGGGTCGTTCGCCCATCCTGGAACTACAGGGCATCACGAAGAGCTTCGGCGGCGTCGAAGCGCTTCGTGGTGTCGACTTCGCGCTCTGTCCCGGCGAGATCCACGGTCTCGTCGGCGAGAACGGCGCCGGCAAGAGCACGCTGATGAAGATCATCGCCGGCGTGCACACCGAATTCTCCGGCCGCTTCCTGATCGACGGGCACGAGACGCATTTCCGCTCGGCCCGCGATGCGCACGCAGCCGGCATCGCCATGGTGCACCAGGAGCTGAGCGTCGCGCCCGACCTCACGGTTGCGGAAAACGTGTTCCTCGGCAACCAGCCCACCAACCGCTTCGGCCTCGTACAATGGCGGCGCATGGCGCGCGAGGCCGGCGAGCAGCTCGCCCGTTTCGGCATCGACGTCGATCCGATGTCGCGGCTAGGCGATCTCCCGATCGGGCTTCAGCAGCTCATCGAGATCGCGCGCGTGCTGTTCTCCGGCGCGCGAATCGTCATTTTGGACGAGCCGACCTCCGCCCTCTCCCCGCCCGAGGTCGAGCGGCTCTTCTCCACACTCAGACGATTGCGCGAGCAAGGCACCAGCATCGTCTTCATCTCGCATTTCATCGAGGACATCTTGCGCGTGTCCGACACCGTGACGGTATTCCGCAACGGGAGGAAAGTTGCCGAGACCGCGGCGTCAGCCACCAGCAAGGGCGCGCTGATCGAGGCCATGATCGGCCGCGGCGGCGAAGCGCTCGAGCACAGCTATACCGACGATCTGATGTTGCCCCGCCGCAGCGACAGCTCGGTGGTCCTGAAGGTCGACCAGCTATCGCTCGCTCGCAGCCTGCAGGACGTCACCTTCGAGGCGCGCGCCGGCGAGGTGCTCGGCATCTACGGCTTCATGGGCTGCGGCCAGCAGGAATTGTCGCGCATTCTGTTCGGCAAGCTGAAACCGGACAGCGGCCGGCTGGCCGTCGACGGCAGGCCAAAGGCGTTCGCCAGCACGGCCGCGGCGCGGCGCGCGGGCGTAGCGCTCGTCCCGGAGAGCCGGCGCGCCATGCTGTTCCACCAGGAGCCGGTCTACAAGAACATCTCGATCAGCATCCTCGATCGCATCTCCGCACTGCTGCTCAAGCCGGCGCAGGAGCGCGATATCGCGAAGCGTCAGGTCGAGCAGTTGCAGATCAGGCCACCGGTGGTCGGTCTCGACCTCGGCATGCTCTCCGGCGGCAACCAGCAGAAGGTCGCGCTGGCAAAATGGCTGACCTATCCGCCAAAACTCCTGGTGCTGTGCGAGCCGACCCGCGGCATGGACGTCGGCGCCAAGAACGACGTCATCAACATCGTCCGCGACCTCCGCGCCGAGGGGCTTGCCATCATCGTGCTGTCGACCGAGCCGGAGACGGTGCTGTCGCTGGCCGACCGCATCCTGGTGCTCAAGCGCGGCGCGGTGGTGCGGGAATTTGCGAACGAACCGGTCAGCAAGGACCGCCTGCTGGAGGCGGCGTGA
- a CDS encoding sugar ABC transporter substrate-binding protein codes for MSGTKDFSTTRRDLLQAAATAGAATAILGSMGINPALAAEVGRSEKPLKAAFSNAGLQATWCAQGKQAAEFWGKLFNVEVTWFDGQLDAVKQRAAIDNMASQKWDFVAIQAFGIGTLTQPVQKMIDAGTPVIDMDTLIAPLDQINVHSFLAPDNEFMGASVTQALCNAMGGKGKIIMTQGALGHTGAQGRAKGFNAVVKQFPNIEVLDTQPADWDVSKTARLWETYLTKYPQIDAAFFHNDDMALAAYNIMKARNRTNILIGGVDAMPPAIQAVSEGRMFATVRNPSCRIHGGAIIAGVAAVVGGEKSGQGIPKNVVTDGPVVTKANAAGMQWMQDHFLI; via the coding sequence ATGTCCGGGACGAAAGACTTCTCGACGACGAGGCGCGATCTTCTTCAGGCGGCAGCGACCGCCGGCGCCGCAACTGCCATCCTCGGCAGCATGGGTATAAACCCCGCACTTGCAGCCGAAGTCGGACGATCCGAGAAGCCGCTGAAGGCGGCGTTCTCCAACGCAGGCCTGCAGGCGACGTGGTGCGCGCAAGGCAAGCAGGCCGCGGAATTCTGGGGCAAGCTGTTCAATGTCGAGGTGACCTGGTTCGACGGCCAGCTCGATGCCGTGAAGCAGCGCGCGGCGATCGACAACATGGCTTCGCAGAAGTGGGACTTCGTCGCGATCCAGGCCTTCGGCATCGGCACCCTCACCCAGCCCGTGCAGAAGATGATCGATGCCGGCACCCCGGTCATCGACATGGACACGCTGATTGCCCCTCTCGATCAGATCAACGTCCATTCCTTCCTCGCTCCCGACAACGAGTTCATGGGCGCCTCGGTGACGCAGGCTCTGTGCAACGCCATGGGCGGCAAGGGCAAGATCATCATGACTCAGGGAGCCCTCGGCCATACCGGCGCGCAGGGCCGCGCGAAAGGCTTCAATGCGGTCGTCAAGCAGTTCCCGAACATCGAGGTGCTCGACACCCAGCCGGCCGACTGGGACGTCTCCAAGACCGCGCGCCTGTGGGAGACTTATCTGACGAAATATCCGCAGATCGACGCGGCGTTCTTCCACAACGACGACATGGCGCTCGCCGCCTATAACATCATGAAGGCACGCAACCGCACCAACATCCTGATCGGCGGTGTCGATGCCATGCCGCCGGCGATCCAGGCGGTGAGCGAGGGCCGCATGTTCGCAACCGTGCGCAATCCATCCTGTCGCATCCATGGCGGCGCCATCATCGCGGGCGTTGCCGCGGTCGTCGGCGGCGAGAAGAGCGGCCAGGGCATTCCCAAGAACGTCGTCACCGACGGTCCGGTCGTGACCAAGGCCAATGCCGCCGGCATGCAGTGGATGCAGGATCATTTCCTGATCTGA
- a CDS encoding globin produces MNASLNPIEQSFDLAAMRCADLTPLVYQRLFREHPEAQAMFRSQGSEPVKGSMLALTIDAIVDFAGTRSGHFRLIACEAASHDAYGTSRELFIAFFAVIRDTLRDLLGGEWSPDIAQAWDNLLVEIDAFVGGPA; encoded by the coding sequence ATGAATGCTTCCCTCAATCCGATCGAGCAGAGCTTTGACCTCGCGGCAATGCGCTGCGCGGACCTCACGCCGTTGGTCTATCAGCGGCTGTTTCGCGAGCATCCCGAAGCGCAGGCCATGTTTCGCTCGCAGGGAAGCGAGCCCGTGAAGGGATCGATGCTCGCGCTGACGATCGATGCGATTGTCGACTTCGCCGGGACACGCAGCGGACATTTCCGGCTCATCGCCTGCGAAGCCGCCTCGCACGACGCCTATGGCACGTCGCGCGAGCTCTTCATCGCCTTTTTTGCCGTCATCAGGGATACGCTGCGCGACCTGCTCGGCGGCGAATGGTCGCCTGACATTGCGCAAGCCTGGGACAATTTGCTCGTCGAGATCGATGCGTTCGTCGGCGGTCCGGCATAG
- a CDS encoding DUF2946 family protein: MRARLQKFLPIVLIALVMQVLAPIAACWAAGQAVADPLQSAVICHSTSEQGAGLDDQSGAPAAHAGACALCCLAQANASLDSPLQATLSIPFRYAESVAWHAAADHAATPHRGSSAQARAPPQLA; this comes from the coding sequence ATGCGCGCGCGGCTGCAAAAATTCCTACCCATCGTCCTGATCGCGCTGGTGATGCAGGTGCTGGCGCCGATCGCGGCGTGCTGGGCGGCGGGGCAGGCCGTTGCCGATCCGCTCCAGAGCGCCGTCATCTGCCACAGCACGAGCGAGCAGGGCGCCGGCCTCGATGACCAGAGCGGAGCGCCGGCGGCGCATGCCGGTGCGTGCGCGCTGTGTTGCCTCGCGCAGGCCAACGCGTCGCTCGATTCGCCGCTGCAAGCGACGTTGTCGATTCCCTTCCGCTACGCCGAAAGCGTGGCGTGGCACGCGGCGGCGGATCACGCCGCCACACCTCATCGCGGCTCCAGCGCCCAGGCGCGCGCGCCTCCGCAATTGGCGTGA
- a CDS encoding copper resistance protein CopC, producing MVLFLASVMSGQACAHAFLDHAEPRVGNKVASPPRDVTLWFTQKLEAAFSSLTVTGPSGQRVDAGKARVSGNQMSIPLKPAGAGTYHVNWRVLSVDTHTTDGSFTFQVGQ from the coding sequence ATGGTCCTGTTCTTGGCTTCGGTGATGTCCGGCCAGGCGTGCGCCCACGCCTTTCTCGACCATGCGGAGCCGCGGGTCGGCAACAAGGTCGCGAGCCCTCCGCGTGATGTGACGCTCTGGTTCACCCAGAAACTGGAGGCTGCATTCAGTTCGCTAACCGTCACGGGTCCCTCCGGGCAGCGCGTGGACGCCGGCAAGGCGCGCGTCAGCGGCAACCAGATGTCAATCCCGCTGAAGCCGGCAGGGGCGGGCACATACCACGTGAACTGGCGCGTGCTGTCTGTGGATACCCACACGACCGATGGGAGCTTCACGTTCCAGGTCGGTCAATAA
- the copD gene encoding copper homeostasis membrane protein CopD, translated as MDWSAAGAPLLATRAVHFAATAITVGDVMFRTVIAASAFRPDAAAPGAFEAPTLRVSWLGLGVALISGAIWLLLQAASMSGMPLDQAMSADVLPTVINETQFGQVTTLRAGLAVCLAACLTYHRVTIARWLGFAAAIAFAASLAWTGHAASTAGEAGYLHLAADALHLTATAAWIGGLASLILFLGATYQGKAVPLIRDVVGRFSIMGMVSVLTLLVTGFINAAILVGSMHALIVTEYGRLLLLKLVLVALMLILALINRLVLTPRLTPFGNGALRRLTRNSTIELALGLAILAIVGVLGTMHPAIHLVN; from the coding sequence ATGGACTGGTCAGCAGCCGGTGCGCCGTTGCTCGCGACACGTGCCGTGCATTTTGCGGCGACAGCGATCACGGTCGGAGATGTCATGTTTCGGACCGTCATCGCTGCCTCGGCCTTCCGCCCTGATGCGGCCGCGCCTGGTGCATTCGAGGCGCCGACCTTACGGGTTTCGTGGCTTGGCCTTGGCGTTGCCCTGATCTCCGGCGCGATCTGGTTGTTGCTTCAAGCCGCCTCGATGAGTGGGATGCCGCTCGATCAAGCAATGTCGGCGGACGTGTTGCCGACGGTGATCAACGAAACGCAGTTCGGCCAGGTGACGACGCTTCGAGCCGGCCTTGCCGTCTGTCTGGCCGCCTGCCTCACCTATCATCGCGTGACGATCGCGCGATGGCTTGGATTTGCGGCGGCGATCGCATTTGCCGCAAGCCTTGCCTGGACTGGCCATGCCGCCTCGACGGCTGGCGAAGCTGGGTATCTGCATCTTGCCGCAGACGCGTTGCATCTGACGGCCACCGCGGCCTGGATTGGTGGCTTAGCGTCATTGATCCTATTCCTGGGGGCGACTTACCAAGGCAAGGCAGTCCCGCTCATCCGCGACGTCGTTGGGCGGTTTTCGATCATGGGGATGGTCAGCGTGCTCACGCTCCTCGTCACAGGCTTTATCAACGCCGCCATTCTTGTCGGCTCAATGCATGCGCTGATCGTCACGGAATATGGGCGGCTGTTGCTGCTCAAGCTTGTCCTCGTCGCGCTCATGCTGATACTCGCCCTGATTAACCGGTTGGTGTTGACGCCGCGGCTTACACCGTTCGGCAACGGCGCCTTGCGCCGGCTCACCCGCAACAGCACCATCGAGCTTGCTCTCGGCCTTGCCATTCTCGCCATTGTCGGAGTGCTGGGTACGATGCATCCCGCGATACATCTCGTGAACTGA
- a CDS encoding DUF2946 family protein → MRARLQKFLPIVLIALVMQVLAPIAACWAAGQAVADPLQSAVICHSTSEQGAGLDDQSGAPAAHAGACALCCLAQANASLDSPLQATLSIPFRYAESVAWHAAADHAATPHRGSSAQARAPPQFS, encoded by the coding sequence ATGCGCGCGCGGCTGCAAAAATTCCTACCCATCGTCCTGATCGCGCTGGTGATGCAGGTGCTGGCGCCGATCGCGGCGTGCTGGGCGGCGGGGCAGGCCGTTGCCGATCCGCTCCAGAGCGCCGTCATCTGCCACAGCACGAGCGAGCAGGGCGCCGGCCTCGATGACCAGAGCGGAGCGCCGGCGGCGCATGCCGGTGCGTGCGCGCTGTGTTGCCTCGCGCAGGCCAACGCGTCGCTCGATTCGCCGCTGCAAGCGACGTTGTCGATTCCCTTCCGCTACGCCGAAAGCGTGGCGTGGCACGCGGCGGCGGATCACGCCGCCACACCTCATCGCGGCTCCAGCGCCCAGGCGCGCGCGCCTCCGCAGTTTTCCTGA
- a CDS encoding TonB-dependent receptor, whose product MLRIRALGGASLPMLCGVLSSINSDAHAQAAQQTLPPVTVEAPQAARPKPPARQSKPRSTSAGRSAKPLAANPTVRVPTQTKTVTASAARDGLNQAPPGQTATTIERWQFENRPAFSVSDVLRESPGISVKQGNGPRDFGISIRGSNARNGFGIRNLVIFEDGFPVTQPDGLARSDLIDPHAYGAIDVIRAPSSALYGNYATGGALNFRSRPGGTIDGAEYGVDGGSYGYLNNYLAAGKKVGNFEGSLFASDVRGDGYIGNSWFNTQTVNFLGTLKATSDDRFTVKIINNDLSTRLPIRLSLNQYYQNPFQQGCATGATAALGCGTVTLFNNGFNTAAGTDKETAVQAGLGRNDRRTIAGGRWEHDFDNTTTWRNQFVFDDRNINQPTGSTSAIGDFPSYNYMSDLTKRGEILGMDSTTFFGAFYNTLTASSDTRNVMPGGNATLGRLSSNLYSETTNYGVRAREELKLTSSLLAVAGVGWETTTLKGINTAYAYAGPTGITTTTLTTADRQFQNTAPELALLYSLNNEWLFRSRIATGYGTPQVSNLFVLPTGLSGNNTQLQAQKNLGYDIGFDWTPNNALKLSATGFYEFFRNEIVSQATPIAGVSYSFNAPRSEHRGVEIAADWKFYSGWRFTAAYTYLDEVYTEYVESITNGAVFSFNRAGNKIPGISPNELTARIGYDEFAGPLAGLGGFVEFQWKDAFYMDNANLLKAPGYELVNLNVHYKTDLASDYFRSLSLFAEVRNAFDRTYVASANNIANSVTAAGLQNPASVLANTTGSIYAGSPRTFVAGMKVAFR is encoded by the coding sequence ATGCTACGCATTCGTGCGCTCGGCGGCGCGAGCTTGCCCATGCTTTGCGGCGTGCTGTCCTCGATCAACTCCGACGCGCATGCCCAAGCGGCGCAGCAGACGCTTCCGCCGGTCACGGTTGAGGCGCCGCAGGCGGCCCGTCCCAAACCTCCGGCCCGGCAATCGAAGCCGCGCTCGACTTCGGCAGGCCGCTCGGCCAAGCCGCTTGCGGCGAACCCGACCGTCAGGGTTCCGACCCAGACCAAGACGGTGACTGCCAGCGCAGCTCGCGACGGCCTCAATCAGGCGCCCCCGGGGCAAACCGCCACGACCATCGAGCGGTGGCAGTTCGAAAATCGACCTGCCTTTTCGGTGAGCGACGTCCTGCGCGAGAGTCCCGGCATATCGGTCAAGCAGGGCAACGGGCCCCGCGACTTTGGAATTTCCATCCGGGGTTCCAACGCGCGAAATGGCTTCGGCATTCGAAATTTGGTCATCTTCGAGGACGGCTTTCCGGTAACCCAGCCGGATGGCCTGGCGCGCAGCGACTTGATCGACCCACATGCCTACGGCGCTATTGACGTGATCAGGGCGCCTTCTTCCGCACTCTACGGCAACTACGCGACCGGCGGTGCGCTCAACTTCCGCAGCCGGCCAGGGGGGACCATCGACGGCGCGGAGTACGGAGTCGATGGCGGGAGCTACGGCTATCTCAACAACTATCTGGCGGCCGGCAAGAAGGTCGGCAATTTCGAGGGCTCACTGTTCGCGAGCGACGTGCGCGGCGACGGCTATATCGGCAATAGCTGGTTCAACACCCAAACTGTCAATTTCCTCGGGACGCTGAAGGCTACATCCGACGATCGCTTTACGGTCAAGATCATCAACAACGACCTCAGCACCCGGCTCCCGATCCGATTGTCGTTGAATCAATACTATCAAAACCCCTTTCAGCAGGGATGCGCGACCGGTGCCACGGCGGCTCTCGGCTGCGGCACGGTGACATTGTTCAACAATGGCTTCAACACGGCAGCAGGGACGGACAAGGAGACCGCCGTGCAGGCCGGGCTTGGTCGCAACGATCGCCGCACGATCGCCGGCGGCCGATGGGAGCATGATTTCGACAACACGACGACCTGGCGAAACCAGTTCGTTTTCGACGACAGAAACATTAACCAGCCGACGGGGTCGACCAGCGCTATCGGAGATTTTCCCTCGTACAACTACATGAGCGATCTGACCAAGCGTGGCGAAATTCTCGGGATGGATTCGACCACCTTCTTCGGCGCGTTCTACAATACCCTGACGGCCTCGAGCGACACTCGCAATGTGATGCCGGGCGGAAATGCCACGCTCGGCAGGCTGTCGAGCAATCTCTATAGCGAAACGACCAATTACGGAGTTCGCGCGCGGGAAGAGCTCAAGCTGACGTCCTCCTTGCTGGCCGTCGCGGGCGTCGGCTGGGAAACCACCACGTTGAAAGGAATCAACACGGCGTACGCGTACGCCGGGCCCACGGGCATCACGACCACGACGCTCACGACTGCCGACCGCCAGTTCCAGAACACAGCACCGGAGTTGGCGCTCCTTTACAGTCTCAACAATGAATGGCTGTTCCGAAGTCGAATTGCGACGGGGTACGGTACGCCGCAGGTCTCGAACCTCTTCGTTCTCCCGACCGGCCTGTCGGGAAACAACACGCAACTCCAGGCGCAAAAGAATCTTGGCTACGACATCGGGTTCGACTGGACGCCGAACAATGCACTCAAACTGAGCGCGACCGGCTTTTACGAGTTCTTCCGCAATGAGATCGTGAGCCAGGCGACTCCGATAGCGGGTGTCAGCTATTCGTTCAACGCGCCAAGATCGGAGCATCGGGGCGTTGAAATCGCCGCTGACTGGAAGTTCTATTCGGGCTGGCGCTTCACGGCCGCGTACACCTACCTGGACGAGGTCTACACCGAGTACGTCGAGAGCATCACCAACGGTGCGGTGTTCAGCTTCAATCGTGCGGGCAACAAGATCCCTGGCATTTCACCCAACGAATTGACGGCCCGGATCGGCTACGACGAGTTTGCCGGACCACTGGCGGGCCTTGGCGGCTTCGTCGAATTTCAGTGGAAGGATGCTTTCTACATGGACAACGCGAATCTGCTGAAGGCGCCGGGCTACGAGTTGGTCAATCTGAACGTGCATTATAAGACGGACCTTGCTTCCGATTATTTCAGATCCTTGAGCCTGTTTGCCGAGGTCAGGAACGCGTTCGACCGGACCTATGTCGCCTCTGCCAACAACATCGCGAACTCAGTCACCGCTGCCGGCCTTCAAAATCCCGCGAGCGTGCTCGCAAATACGACGGGATCGATCTACGCAGGCTCGCCGCGAACCTTCGTTGCCGGTATGAAGGTGGCGTTCAGGTGA
- a CDS encoding sialidase family protein — translation MIRNGLLVAVIVALWPSAAFAQMKHQHGSETACEETALRCAAKATPAFGPDGTLWLAWMAGGEVSVARSVDGGHSFSEPVQVTKERLNLDWGPDARPKIVVDRNGGIVLAFSIFRDEAFNGQVLYTRSVDGGKSFATPRPITANNESQRFEALALDQDGTVFAAWLDKRNRVPAKQAGQNYEGAGLFFASSRDGGETYSEAGLAHDNTCECCRLGLAFASPGRPVVIFRNIFEGGVRDHAVMTFSDANTPGEIFRVSDDDWQINACPHHGPSLTVAPSGTYHVAWYTNGRIRKGLFYAHSRDGGRTFSRPMPLGQANRNPTRPFVFADTDKMVMVWKEFDGERTTVQAMTSRDDGETWSAPKATLSTSDTSDHPLLISDRRKIYLSWMTKRDGYRLTPIEDQP, via the coding sequence ATGATTCGAAATGGCTTGCTGGTGGCCGTGATCGTTGCGCTCTGGCCGAGTGCGGCGTTCGCCCAGATGAAGCATCAGCACGGCTCGGAAACGGCTTGTGAAGAGACTGCGCTGCGCTGCGCCGCGAAGGCGACTCCAGCCTTCGGACCGGATGGGACGCTGTGGCTGGCGTGGATGGCGGGAGGCGAGGTATCAGTCGCGCGTTCCGTTGACGGCGGACACAGTTTCTCGGAGCCGGTTCAGGTGACCAAGGAGCGTCTGAACCTCGATTGGGGTCCGGACGCGCGACCGAAGATCGTGGTCGACCGCAACGGCGGCATCGTCCTGGCGTTCTCGATTTTCCGTGACGAGGCCTTCAACGGCCAGGTGCTCTACACGCGCTCGGTCGACGGAGGAAAGAGCTTCGCGACGCCGCGGCCGATCACTGCAAATAATGAGAGCCAGCGCTTTGAGGCGCTCGCGCTCGATCAGGACGGGACGGTCTTCGCGGCCTGGCTCGACAAGCGCAATCGCGTTCCGGCAAAACAGGCAGGTCAGAACTACGAGGGCGCGGGCCTGTTCTTCGCATCGTCACGCGATGGCGGCGAGACCTATTCGGAAGCGGGTCTGGCTCACGACAATACCTGCGAGTGCTGTCGGCTCGGTTTGGCCTTTGCCAGTCCGGGACGGCCTGTCGTCATTTTCAGGAACATCTTCGAAGGCGGCGTGCGGGATCATGCGGTGATGACGTTCAGTGACGCCAACACCCCCGGCGAGATCTTTCGGGTCAGCGACGACGACTGGCAGATCAATGCGTGCCCGCATCACGGGCCGAGCCTGACGGTTGCGCCGAGCGGGACCTATCACGTTGCCTGGTACACGAATGGCCGGATACGGAAGGGATTGTTTTACGCACACTCGCGCGATGGCGGACGGACATTTTCGCGTCCGATGCCGCTGGGACAGGCGAACCGCAATCCCACGCGCCCCTTTGTCTTCGCCGACACAGACAAGATGGTGATGGTGTGGAAGGAGTTCGACGGTGAGAGGACTACGGTTCAGGCGATGACGTCACGTGACGATGGCGAGACGTGGTCGGCGCCGAAGGCGACGTTGAGCACAAGCGATACGTCCGACCATCCGTTGCTGATCTCCGACCGTCGGAAGATCTACCTGTCTTGGATGACAAAGAGGGATGGCTATCGCCTGACCCCCATCGAGGATCAACCATGA
- a CDS encoding TlpA disulfide reductase family protein: protein MKRQFAGLLAICILIASATASGAAPVLKPFERGTWQHLVHAHAGRPTLVHFWGVTCGPCKVELPLLGQFAKDHPEIDVVTISADLVPNLPAAAQAMLDKAGLSSTENFIFSDGFVERLRFEIDPAWQGDIPRTMLLSRDGNITTIEGSAEIADLEKWTAQQLSTH, encoded by the coding sequence ATGAAGCGTCAGTTCGCCGGTCTTCTTGCCATTTGTATCCTGATTGCGTCGGCTACGGCGTCGGGGGCGGCTCCGGTCCTCAAGCCCTTCGAGCGCGGAACATGGCAACACCTAGTTCATGCCCATGCCGGACGCCCTACGCTTGTGCATTTTTGGGGCGTCACGTGCGGGCCGTGCAAGGTTGAATTGCCGCTCCTTGGACAGTTTGCAAAGGACCACCCGGAAATCGACGTCGTGACGATCAGCGCCGATCTCGTCCCGAATTTGCCGGCGGCCGCTCAGGCCATGCTGGACAAGGCCGGGCTGTCGTCCACGGAGAATTTCATATTCAGCGACGGCTTCGTCGAGCGGCTGAGATTTGAGATCGACCCCGCGTGGCAAGGGGACATCCCCCGGACCATGCTGCTCTCGCGGGACGGAAACATCACGACAATCGAAGGCTCGGCTGAAATCGCCGATCTGGAGAAGTGGACTGCCCAACAACTCTCGACTCACTGA
- a CDS encoding copper chaperone PCu(A)C: MKTILRYVLPSAFIVALAVSAARADDVKAGDLVISQAWSRATPGGAKVAGGYLTIENKGTAPDKLVAVSADIAGKAEVHEMAMDNGVMKMRHLDKGLVIEPGKTVKLAPGGNHLMLQELKGPFKQGDKVPVTLEFEKAGKVAVSLDVQAVGAQAPGDAGHSGHMDMKKMPDHSGMKM; the protein is encoded by the coding sequence ATGAAGACCATCCTAAGATATGTGTTGCCTTCCGCTTTCATAGTTGCGCTTGCCGTATCGGCAGCGCGTGCCGACGACGTCAAGGCCGGTGACCTCGTGATCTCGCAGGCCTGGAGCCGGGCCACGCCCGGCGGCGCGAAGGTTGCGGGCGGCTATCTCACCATCGAGAACAAGGGGACGGCGCCGGACAAGCTGGTCGCCGTTTCGGCTGATATTGCCGGCAAGGCCGAGGTCCACGAGATGGCGATGGACAACGGGGTGATGAAGATGCGTCACCTCGACAAGGGCCTCGTGATCGAGCCGGGTAAGACGGTGAAGCTTGCGCCCGGTGGCAATCACCTGATGCTGCAGGAGCTCAAGGGCCCATTCAAGCAGGGCGACAAGGTCCCGGTCACGCTCGAATTCGAGAAGGCCGGCAAGGTCGCGGTCTCCCTCGACGTCCAGGCCGTCGGCGCGCAGGCGCCCGGGGATGCCGGGCATTCCGGCCACATGGACATGAAGAAAATGCCGGATCATTCGGGAATGAAGATGTGA